A region of Carassius auratus strain Wakin chromosome 41, ASM336829v1, whole genome shotgun sequence DNA encodes the following proteins:
- the LOC113060025 gene encoding myelin basic protein-like — protein sequence MASASSSQSTFRLGRTKKNPTVMDQIGKFFGGDKKKKGKGSFRGGLSGSPQRSSASPRRRPDENAVVHFFRNIVSPSTPKSRKEQKSQSSTKGQKGRGDSLTRIFKSGGSKSASSTKR from the exons ATGGCATCTGCAAGCTCTTCACAGTCAACATTCAGGCTGGGCCGCACTAAGAAGAACCCAACTGTTATGGATCAGATCGGAAAGTTCTTTGGAGGGGATAAAAAGAAGAAGGGAAAG GGGTCTTTTCGTGGTGGTTTATCTGGATCACCTCAAAGATCAAGCGCATCTCCTCGTCGCCGTCCAGATGAGAATGCTGTCGTGCActttttcagaaacatt GTTTCTCCCTCTACCCCCAAATCTAGG AAAGAGCAGAAATCCCAGAGCTCCACCAAAGGCCAGAAGGGACGTGGAGACTCCTTAACCCGCATCTTCAAATCG GGAGGAAGCAAGTCTGCTTCATCCACCAAGCGTTGA